In Anopheles gambiae chromosome 2, idAnoGambNW_F1_1, whole genome shotgun sequence, a single window of DNA contains:
- the LOC1273645 gene encoding sodium/hydrogen exchanger 9B2 isoform X1 translates to MPHPLTPPRIYITSVEEPEAPARNGGSSVPTEPDSRAPTTVPAPIPSIDLAMALSKREATTDGALPLTGMVVVTAETADTGDWHPVRTTSPSVGNGGTISGSPTPGRTAAFARKYISHVCPSLVRSWPTTSQPLALLLLFAFLWAIAYAILPPELSEPAGGLMRLAFLFVGAQACGVLVSLTGLPDMLGMLFWGVLYANVGWADFAGYERVEVFLREMALVNIMLLAGLGLDYDALRSLFRFIMQLTLVPTVAEVAAVAVLSHYLLALPWLWGVLLGLVVTAISPNVVVTVLLRLREERLGLNKGIHTLIIAMTSCNDVLAIFLFGVILGVIFSTGDLTSQILQGPIGIVIGLVYGSLCGLALLYLPSYQAKYTNGLRFAMTALAGTLSVVGSKKVGYPSAGALGCIVTAFVAGTGWRKRPPTECNEVSMYLDLLWKFLKPVSFSLIGKEVKFSVLEGETVLYGFVTLLVAVLLRLIASYLSTVGSELNWKEKAYVTLAGFPKATVQAALGPAALDLARSVNATDEYGRAQTVLIVTVLAIILTAPLGALLMIKLAPRWLKRSTDERTDQYS, encoded by the exons ATGCCGCATCCATTGACACCGCCGAGAA tttACATCACGTCCGTGGAAGAACCAGAAGCACCGGCCAGAAACGGTGGATCGAGCGTACCGACAGAACCGGACAGCCGTGCGCCCACCACCGTACCAGCGCCGATTCCGTCGATTGATTTGGCCATGGCACTGAGCAAACGGGAGGCCACCACCGATGGTGCACTGCCCCTCACcggcatggtggtggtgacggcGGAGACGGCCGACACTGGCGATTGGCATCCGGTGCGAACGACCAGTCCATCCGTTGGCAATGGTGGCACCATCTCCGGCAGTCCAACGCCGGGACGGACCGCTGCCTTCGCTCGCAAGTATATcagtcatgt ATGCCCATCGCTGGTGCGTAGTTGGCCGACCACGTCCCAACCgctcgcgctgctgctgctgttcgcgtTCCTGTGGGCGATCGCGTACGCCATCCTGCCACCGGAGCTGTCCGAGCCGGCCGGCGGGCTGATGCGGCTCGCCTTTCTGTTCGTGGGCGCCCAGGCCTGCGGCGTGCTCGTCTCGCTGACCGGCCTGCCCGACATGCTCGGCATGCTGTTCTGGGGCGTCCTGTACGCGAACGTTGGCTGGGCCGACTTTGCCGGGTACGAGCGGGTCGAGGTGTTTCTGCGCGAGATGGCACTCGTCAACATTATGCTGCTGGCCGGGCTCGGGCTGGACTACGACGCCCTCCGGTCGCTGTTTCGCTTCATCATGCAGCTCACGCTGGTGCCGACGGTGGCCGAGGTTGCGGCCGTGGCCGTACTCTCCCATTACCTGCTCGCCCTACCGTGGCTGTGGGGCGTTTTGCTCGG CCTGGTCGTTACTGCCATCTCGCCGAACGTCGTCGTGACGGTGCTGCTGCGCCTGCGGGAGGAACGGCTCGGGCTGAACAAAGGCATTCACACATTAATCATCGCCATGACAAGCTGTAATGATGTGCTGGCAATTTTCCTGTTCGGCGTCATCCTGGGGGTGATATTTTCCACCG GCGATCTTACCAGCCAGATCCTGCAGGGACCGATCGGTATCGTGATCGGGCTGGTGTACGGCAGCCTGTGCGGGCTTGCCCTGCTGTACCTGCCCTCGTACCAGGCG AAGTACACCAACGGGTTGCGGTTCGCGATGACGGCCCTCGCCGGCACGCTGTCGGTGGTGGGCAGCAAAAAGGTGGGCTACCCGTCGGCCGGTGCGCTCGGTTGCATCGTAACCGCGTTCGTGGCCGGTACCGGGTGGCGCAAGCGGCCCCCGACCGAGTGCAACGAGGTGAGCATGTACCTGGATCTGCTGTGGAAGTTTCTCAAGCCCGTCTCGTTCTCGCTGATCGGGAAGGAGGTAAAGTTTTCCGTACTCGAAGGTGAAACCGTCCTGTACGGGTTTGTGACGCTGCTGGTTGCGGTGCTG TTGCGATTGATTGCCTCCTACCTGTCGACGGTGGGCAGCGAGCTGAACTGGAAGGAGAAGGCGTACGTCACGCTGGCCGGCTTCCCGAAAGCTACCGTCCAGGCGGCCCTCGGACCGGCCGCCCTCGATCTTGCCCGCAGCGTGAACGCGACGGACGAGTACGGCCGGGCGCAGACCGTGCTGATCGTGACGGTGCTGGCGATCATACTGACTGCACCGCTCGGCGCACTGCTCATGATCAAGCTGGCCCCGCGCTGGCTAAAGCGATCGACCGACGAGCGGACGGACCAGTACAGCTGA
- the LOC1273645 gene encoding sodium/hydrogen exchanger 9B2 isoform X3 has protein sequence MDGKFYITSVEEPEAPARNGGSSVPTEPDSRAPTTVPAPIPSIDLAMALSKREATTDGALPLTGMVVVTAETADTGDWHPVRTTSPSVGNGGTISGSPTPGRTAAFARKYISHVCPSLVRSWPTTSQPLALLLLFAFLWAIAYAILPPELSEPAGGLMRLAFLFVGAQACGVLVSLTGLPDMLGMLFWGVLYANVGWADFAGYERVEVFLREMALVNIMLLAGLGLDYDALRSLFRFIMQLTLVPTVAEVAAVAVLSHYLLALPWLWGVLLGLVVTAISPNVVVTVLLRLREERLGLNKGIHTLIIAMTSCNDVLAIFLFGVILGVIFSTGDLTSQILQGPIGIVIGLVYGSLCGLALLYLPSYQAKYTNGLRFAMTALAGTLSVVGSKKVGYPSAGALGCIVTAFVAGTGWRKRPPTECNEVSMYLDLLWKFLKPVSFSLIGKEVKFSVLEGETVLYGFVTLLVAVLLRLIASYLSTVGSELNWKEKAYVTLAGFPKATVQAALGPAALDLARSVNATDEYGRAQTVLIVTVLAIILTAPLGALLMIKLAPRWLKRSTDERTDQYS, from the exons ATGGATGGGAAAT tttACATCACGTCCGTGGAAGAACCAGAAGCACCGGCCAGAAACGGTGGATCGAGCGTACCGACAGAACCGGACAGCCGTGCGCCCACCACCGTACCAGCGCCGATTCCGTCGATTGATTTGGCCATGGCACTGAGCAAACGGGAGGCCACCACCGATGGTGCACTGCCCCTCACcggcatggtggtggtgacggcGGAGACGGCCGACACTGGCGATTGGCATCCGGTGCGAACGACCAGTCCATCCGTTGGCAATGGTGGCACCATCTCCGGCAGTCCAACGCCGGGACGGACCGCTGCCTTCGCTCGCAAGTATATcagtcatgt ATGCCCATCGCTGGTGCGTAGTTGGCCGACCACGTCCCAACCgctcgcgctgctgctgctgttcgcgtTCCTGTGGGCGATCGCGTACGCCATCCTGCCACCGGAGCTGTCCGAGCCGGCCGGCGGGCTGATGCGGCTCGCCTTTCTGTTCGTGGGCGCCCAGGCCTGCGGCGTGCTCGTCTCGCTGACCGGCCTGCCCGACATGCTCGGCATGCTGTTCTGGGGCGTCCTGTACGCGAACGTTGGCTGGGCCGACTTTGCCGGGTACGAGCGGGTCGAGGTGTTTCTGCGCGAGATGGCACTCGTCAACATTATGCTGCTGGCCGGGCTCGGGCTGGACTACGACGCCCTCCGGTCGCTGTTTCGCTTCATCATGCAGCTCACGCTGGTGCCGACGGTGGCCGAGGTTGCGGCCGTGGCCGTACTCTCCCATTACCTGCTCGCCCTACCGTGGCTGTGGGGCGTTTTGCTCGG CCTGGTCGTTACTGCCATCTCGCCGAACGTCGTCGTGACGGTGCTGCTGCGCCTGCGGGAGGAACGGCTCGGGCTGAACAAAGGCATTCACACATTAATCATCGCCATGACAAGCTGTAATGATGTGCTGGCAATTTTCCTGTTCGGCGTCATCCTGGGGGTGATATTTTCCACCG GCGATCTTACCAGCCAGATCCTGCAGGGACCGATCGGTATCGTGATCGGGCTGGTGTACGGCAGCCTGTGCGGGCTTGCCCTGCTGTACCTGCCCTCGTACCAGGCG AAGTACACCAACGGGTTGCGGTTCGCGATGACGGCCCTCGCCGGCACGCTGTCGGTGGTGGGCAGCAAAAAGGTGGGCTACCCGTCGGCCGGTGCGCTCGGTTGCATCGTAACCGCGTTCGTGGCCGGTACCGGGTGGCGCAAGCGGCCCCCGACCGAGTGCAACGAGGTGAGCATGTACCTGGATCTGCTGTGGAAGTTTCTCAAGCCCGTCTCGTTCTCGCTGATCGGGAAGGAGGTAAAGTTTTCCGTACTCGAAGGTGAAACCGTCCTGTACGGGTTTGTGACGCTGCTGGTTGCGGTGCTG TTGCGATTGATTGCCTCCTACCTGTCGACGGTGGGCAGCGAGCTGAACTGGAAGGAGAAGGCGTACGTCACGCTGGCCGGCTTCCCGAAAGCTACCGTCCAGGCGGCCCTCGGACCGGCCGCCCTCGATCTTGCCCGCAGCGTGAACGCGACGGACGAGTACGGCCGGGCGCAGACCGTGCTGATCGTGACGGTGCTGGCGATCATACTGACTGCACCGCTCGGCGCACTGCTCATGATCAAGCTGGCCCCGCGCTGGCTAAAGCGATCGACCGACGAGCGGACGGACCAGTACAGCTGA
- the LOC1273645 gene encoding sodium/hydrogen exchanger 9B2 isoform X5, giving the protein MALSKREATTDGALPLTGMVVVTAETADTGDWHPVRTTSPSVGNGGTISGSPTPGRTAAFARKYISHVCPSLVRSWPTTSQPLALLLLFAFLWAIAYAILPPELSEPAGGLMRLAFLFVGAQACGVLVSLTGLPDMLGMLFWGVLYANVGWADFAGYERVEVFLREMALVNIMLLAGLGLDYDALRSLFRFIMQLTLVPTVAEVAAVAVLSHYLLALPWLWGVLLGLVVTAISPNVVVTVLLRLREERLGLNKGIHTLIIAMTSCNDVLAIFLFGVILGVIFSTGDLTSQILQGPIGIVIGLVYGSLCGLALLYLPSYQAKYTNGLRFAMTALAGTLSVVGSKKVGYPSAGALGCIVTAFVAGTGWRKRPPTECNEVSMYLDLLWKFLKPVSFSLIGKEVKFSVLEGETVLYGFVTLLVAVLLRLIASYLSTVGSELNWKEKAYVTLAGFPKATVQAALGPAALDLARSVNATDEYGRAQTVLIVTVLAIILTAPLGALLMIKLAPRWLKRSTDERTDQYS; this is encoded by the exons ATGGCACTGAGCAAACGGGAGGCCACCACCGATGGTGCACTGCCCCTCACcggcatggtggtggtgacggcGGAGACGGCCGACACTGGCGATTGGCATCCGGTGCGAACGACCAGTCCATCCGTTGGCAATGGTGGCACCATCTCCGGCAGTCCAACGCCGGGACGGACCGCTGCCTTCGCTCGCAAGTATATcagtcatgt ATGCCCATCGCTGGTGCGTAGTTGGCCGACCACGTCCCAACCgctcgcgctgctgctgctgttcgcgtTCCTGTGGGCGATCGCGTACGCCATCCTGCCACCGGAGCTGTCCGAGCCGGCCGGCGGGCTGATGCGGCTCGCCTTTCTGTTCGTGGGCGCCCAGGCCTGCGGCGTGCTCGTCTCGCTGACCGGCCTGCCCGACATGCTCGGCATGCTGTTCTGGGGCGTCCTGTACGCGAACGTTGGCTGGGCCGACTTTGCCGGGTACGAGCGGGTCGAGGTGTTTCTGCGCGAGATGGCACTCGTCAACATTATGCTGCTGGCCGGGCTCGGGCTGGACTACGACGCCCTCCGGTCGCTGTTTCGCTTCATCATGCAGCTCACGCTGGTGCCGACGGTGGCCGAGGTTGCGGCCGTGGCCGTACTCTCCCATTACCTGCTCGCCCTACCGTGGCTGTGGGGCGTTTTGCTCGG CCTGGTCGTTACTGCCATCTCGCCGAACGTCGTCGTGACGGTGCTGCTGCGCCTGCGGGAGGAACGGCTCGGGCTGAACAAAGGCATTCACACATTAATCATCGCCATGACAAGCTGTAATGATGTGCTGGCAATTTTCCTGTTCGGCGTCATCCTGGGGGTGATATTTTCCACCG GCGATCTTACCAGCCAGATCCTGCAGGGACCGATCGGTATCGTGATCGGGCTGGTGTACGGCAGCCTGTGCGGGCTTGCCCTGCTGTACCTGCCCTCGTACCAGGCG AAGTACACCAACGGGTTGCGGTTCGCGATGACGGCCCTCGCCGGCACGCTGTCGGTGGTGGGCAGCAAAAAGGTGGGCTACCCGTCGGCCGGTGCGCTCGGTTGCATCGTAACCGCGTTCGTGGCCGGTACCGGGTGGCGCAAGCGGCCCCCGACCGAGTGCAACGAGGTGAGCATGTACCTGGATCTGCTGTGGAAGTTTCTCAAGCCCGTCTCGTTCTCGCTGATCGGGAAGGAGGTAAAGTTTTCCGTACTCGAAGGTGAAACCGTCCTGTACGGGTTTGTGACGCTGCTGGTTGCGGTGCTG TTGCGATTGATTGCCTCCTACCTGTCGACGGTGGGCAGCGAGCTGAACTGGAAGGAGAAGGCGTACGTCACGCTGGCCGGCTTCCCGAAAGCTACCGTCCAGGCGGCCCTCGGACCGGCCGCCCTCGATCTTGCCCGCAGCGTGAACGCGACGGACGAGTACGGCCGGGCGCAGACCGTGCTGATCGTGACGGTGCTGGCGATCATACTGACTGCACCGCTCGGCGCACTGCTCATGATCAAGCTGGCCCCGCGCTGGCTAAAGCGATCGACCGACGAGCGGACGGACCAGTACAGCTGA
- the LOC1273645 gene encoding sodium/hydrogen exchanger 9B2 isoform X6, translating into MVAPSPAVQRRDGPLPSLASISVICPSLVRSWPTTSQPLALLLLFAFLWAIAYAILPPELSEPAGGLMRLAFLFVGAQACGVLVSLTGLPDMLGMLFWGVLYANVGWADFAGYERVEVFLREMALVNIMLLAGLGLDYDALRSLFRFIMQLTLVPTVAEVAAVAVLSHYLLALPWLWGVLLGLVVTAISPNVVVTVLLRLREERLGLNKGIHTLIIAMTSCNDVLAIFLFGVILGVIFSTGDLTSQILQGPIGIVIGLVYGSLCGLALLYLPSYQAKYTNGLRFAMTALAGTLSVVGSKKVGYPSAGALGCIVTAFVAGTGWRKRPPTECNEVSMYLDLLWKFLKPVSFSLIGKEVKFSVLEGETVLYGFVTLLVAVLLRLIASYLSTVGSELNWKEKAYVTLAGFPKATVQAALGPAALDLARSVNATDEYGRAQTVLIVTVLAIILTAPLGALLMIKLAPRWLKRSTDERTDQYS; encoded by the exons ATGGTGGCACCATCTCCGGCAGTCCAACGCCGGGACGGACCGCTGCCTTCGCTCGCAAGTATATcagtcat ATGCCCATCGCTGGTGCGTAGTTGGCCGACCACGTCCCAACCgctcgcgctgctgctgctgttcgcgtTCCTGTGGGCGATCGCGTACGCCATCCTGCCACCGGAGCTGTCCGAGCCGGCCGGCGGGCTGATGCGGCTCGCCTTTCTGTTCGTGGGCGCCCAGGCCTGCGGCGTGCTCGTCTCGCTGACCGGCCTGCCCGACATGCTCGGCATGCTGTTCTGGGGCGTCCTGTACGCGAACGTTGGCTGGGCCGACTTTGCCGGGTACGAGCGGGTCGAGGTGTTTCTGCGCGAGATGGCACTCGTCAACATTATGCTGCTGGCCGGGCTCGGGCTGGACTACGACGCCCTCCGGTCGCTGTTTCGCTTCATCATGCAGCTCACGCTGGTGCCGACGGTGGCCGAGGTTGCGGCCGTGGCCGTACTCTCCCATTACCTGCTCGCCCTACCGTGGCTGTGGGGCGTTTTGCTCGG CCTGGTCGTTACTGCCATCTCGCCGAACGTCGTCGTGACGGTGCTGCTGCGCCTGCGGGAGGAACGGCTCGGGCTGAACAAAGGCATTCACACATTAATCATCGCCATGACAAGCTGTAATGATGTGCTGGCAATTTTCCTGTTCGGCGTCATCCTGGGGGTGATATTTTCCACCG GCGATCTTACCAGCCAGATCCTGCAGGGACCGATCGGTATCGTGATCGGGCTGGTGTACGGCAGCCTGTGCGGGCTTGCCCTGCTGTACCTGCCCTCGTACCAGGCG AAGTACACCAACGGGTTGCGGTTCGCGATGACGGCCCTCGCCGGCACGCTGTCGGTGGTGGGCAGCAAAAAGGTGGGCTACCCGTCGGCCGGTGCGCTCGGTTGCATCGTAACCGCGTTCGTGGCCGGTACCGGGTGGCGCAAGCGGCCCCCGACCGAGTGCAACGAGGTGAGCATGTACCTGGATCTGCTGTGGAAGTTTCTCAAGCCCGTCTCGTTCTCGCTGATCGGGAAGGAGGTAAAGTTTTCCGTACTCGAAGGTGAAACCGTCCTGTACGGGTTTGTGACGCTGCTGGTTGCGGTGCTG TTGCGATTGATTGCCTCCTACCTGTCGACGGTGGGCAGCGAGCTGAACTGGAAGGAGAAGGCGTACGTCACGCTGGCCGGCTTCCCGAAAGCTACCGTCCAGGCGGCCCTCGGACCGGCCGCCCTCGATCTTGCCCGCAGCGTGAACGCGACGGACGAGTACGGCCGGGCGCAGACCGTGCTGATCGTGACGGTGCTGGCGATCATACTGACTGCACCGCTCGGCGCACTGCTCATGATCAAGCTGGCCCCGCGCTGGCTAAAGCGATCGACCGACGAGCGGACGGACCAGTACAGCTGA
- the LOC1273645 gene encoding sodium/hydrogen exchanger 9B2 isoform X2, giving the protein MPHPLTPPRIYITSVEEPEAPARNGGSSVPTEPDSRAPTTVPAPIPSIDLAMALSKREATTDGALPLTGMVVVTAETADTGDWHPVRTTSPSVGNGGTISGSPTPGRTAAFARKCPSLVRSWPTTSQPLALLLLFAFLWAIAYAILPPELSEPAGGLMRLAFLFVGAQACGVLVSLTGLPDMLGMLFWGVLYANVGWADFAGYERVEVFLREMALVNIMLLAGLGLDYDALRSLFRFIMQLTLVPTVAEVAAVAVLSHYLLALPWLWGVLLGLVVTAISPNVVVTVLLRLREERLGLNKGIHTLIIAMTSCNDVLAIFLFGVILGVIFSTGDLTSQILQGPIGIVIGLVYGSLCGLALLYLPSYQAKYTNGLRFAMTALAGTLSVVGSKKVGYPSAGALGCIVTAFVAGTGWRKRPPTECNEVSMYLDLLWKFLKPVSFSLIGKEVKFSVLEGETVLYGFVTLLVAVLLRLIASYLSTVGSELNWKEKAYVTLAGFPKATVQAALGPAALDLARSVNATDEYGRAQTVLIVTVLAIILTAPLGALLMIKLAPRWLKRSTDERTDQYS; this is encoded by the exons ATGCCGCATCCATTGACACCGCCGAGAA tttACATCACGTCCGTGGAAGAACCAGAAGCACCGGCCAGAAACGGTGGATCGAGCGTACCGACAGAACCGGACAGCCGTGCGCCCACCACCGTACCAGCGCCGATTCCGTCGATTGATTTGGCCATGGCACTGAGCAAACGGGAGGCCACCACCGATGGTGCACTGCCCCTCACcggcatggtggtggtgacggcGGAGACGGCCGACACTGGCGATTGGCATCCGGTGCGAACGACCAGTCCATCCGTTGGCAATGGTGGCACCATCTCCGGCAGTCCAACGCCGGGACGGACCGCTGCCTTCGCTCGCAA ATGCCCATCGCTGGTGCGTAGTTGGCCGACCACGTCCCAACCgctcgcgctgctgctgctgttcgcgtTCCTGTGGGCGATCGCGTACGCCATCCTGCCACCGGAGCTGTCCGAGCCGGCCGGCGGGCTGATGCGGCTCGCCTTTCTGTTCGTGGGCGCCCAGGCCTGCGGCGTGCTCGTCTCGCTGACCGGCCTGCCCGACATGCTCGGCATGCTGTTCTGGGGCGTCCTGTACGCGAACGTTGGCTGGGCCGACTTTGCCGGGTACGAGCGGGTCGAGGTGTTTCTGCGCGAGATGGCACTCGTCAACATTATGCTGCTGGCCGGGCTCGGGCTGGACTACGACGCCCTCCGGTCGCTGTTTCGCTTCATCATGCAGCTCACGCTGGTGCCGACGGTGGCCGAGGTTGCGGCCGTGGCCGTACTCTCCCATTACCTGCTCGCCCTACCGTGGCTGTGGGGCGTTTTGCTCGG CCTGGTCGTTACTGCCATCTCGCCGAACGTCGTCGTGACGGTGCTGCTGCGCCTGCGGGAGGAACGGCTCGGGCTGAACAAAGGCATTCACACATTAATCATCGCCATGACAAGCTGTAATGATGTGCTGGCAATTTTCCTGTTCGGCGTCATCCTGGGGGTGATATTTTCCACCG GCGATCTTACCAGCCAGATCCTGCAGGGACCGATCGGTATCGTGATCGGGCTGGTGTACGGCAGCCTGTGCGGGCTTGCCCTGCTGTACCTGCCCTCGTACCAGGCG AAGTACACCAACGGGTTGCGGTTCGCGATGACGGCCCTCGCCGGCACGCTGTCGGTGGTGGGCAGCAAAAAGGTGGGCTACCCGTCGGCCGGTGCGCTCGGTTGCATCGTAACCGCGTTCGTGGCCGGTACCGGGTGGCGCAAGCGGCCCCCGACCGAGTGCAACGAGGTGAGCATGTACCTGGATCTGCTGTGGAAGTTTCTCAAGCCCGTCTCGTTCTCGCTGATCGGGAAGGAGGTAAAGTTTTCCGTACTCGAAGGTGAAACCGTCCTGTACGGGTTTGTGACGCTGCTGGTTGCGGTGCTG TTGCGATTGATTGCCTCCTACCTGTCGACGGTGGGCAGCGAGCTGAACTGGAAGGAGAAGGCGTACGTCACGCTGGCCGGCTTCCCGAAAGCTACCGTCCAGGCGGCCCTCGGACCGGCCGCCCTCGATCTTGCCCGCAGCGTGAACGCGACGGACGAGTACGGCCGGGCGCAGACCGTGCTGATCGTGACGGTGCTGGCGATCATACTGACTGCACCGCTCGGCGCACTGCTCATGATCAAGCTGGCCCCGCGCTGGCTAAAGCGATCGACCGACGAGCGGACGGACCAGTACAGCTGA
- the LOC1273645 gene encoding sodium/hydrogen exchanger 9B2 isoform X4, protein MDGKFYITSVEEPEAPARNGGSSVPTEPDSRAPTTVPAPIPSIDLAMALSKREATTDGALPLTGMVVVTAETADTGDWHPVRTTSPSVGNGGTISGSPTPGRTAAFARKCPSLVRSWPTTSQPLALLLLFAFLWAIAYAILPPELSEPAGGLMRLAFLFVGAQACGVLVSLTGLPDMLGMLFWGVLYANVGWADFAGYERVEVFLREMALVNIMLLAGLGLDYDALRSLFRFIMQLTLVPTVAEVAAVAVLSHYLLALPWLWGVLLGLVVTAISPNVVVTVLLRLREERLGLNKGIHTLIIAMTSCNDVLAIFLFGVILGVIFSTGDLTSQILQGPIGIVIGLVYGSLCGLALLYLPSYQAKYTNGLRFAMTALAGTLSVVGSKKVGYPSAGALGCIVTAFVAGTGWRKRPPTECNEVSMYLDLLWKFLKPVSFSLIGKEVKFSVLEGETVLYGFVTLLVAVLLRLIASYLSTVGSELNWKEKAYVTLAGFPKATVQAALGPAALDLARSVNATDEYGRAQTVLIVTVLAIILTAPLGALLMIKLAPRWLKRSTDERTDQYS, encoded by the exons ATGGATGGGAAAT tttACATCACGTCCGTGGAAGAACCAGAAGCACCGGCCAGAAACGGTGGATCGAGCGTACCGACAGAACCGGACAGCCGTGCGCCCACCACCGTACCAGCGCCGATTCCGTCGATTGATTTGGCCATGGCACTGAGCAAACGGGAGGCCACCACCGATGGTGCACTGCCCCTCACcggcatggtggtggtgacggcGGAGACGGCCGACACTGGCGATTGGCATCCGGTGCGAACGACCAGTCCATCCGTTGGCAATGGTGGCACCATCTCCGGCAGTCCAACGCCGGGACGGACCGCTGCCTTCGCTCGCAA ATGCCCATCGCTGGTGCGTAGTTGGCCGACCACGTCCCAACCgctcgcgctgctgctgctgttcgcgtTCCTGTGGGCGATCGCGTACGCCATCCTGCCACCGGAGCTGTCCGAGCCGGCCGGCGGGCTGATGCGGCTCGCCTTTCTGTTCGTGGGCGCCCAGGCCTGCGGCGTGCTCGTCTCGCTGACCGGCCTGCCCGACATGCTCGGCATGCTGTTCTGGGGCGTCCTGTACGCGAACGTTGGCTGGGCCGACTTTGCCGGGTACGAGCGGGTCGAGGTGTTTCTGCGCGAGATGGCACTCGTCAACATTATGCTGCTGGCCGGGCTCGGGCTGGACTACGACGCCCTCCGGTCGCTGTTTCGCTTCATCATGCAGCTCACGCTGGTGCCGACGGTGGCCGAGGTTGCGGCCGTGGCCGTACTCTCCCATTACCTGCTCGCCCTACCGTGGCTGTGGGGCGTTTTGCTCGG CCTGGTCGTTACTGCCATCTCGCCGAACGTCGTCGTGACGGTGCTGCTGCGCCTGCGGGAGGAACGGCTCGGGCTGAACAAAGGCATTCACACATTAATCATCGCCATGACAAGCTGTAATGATGTGCTGGCAATTTTCCTGTTCGGCGTCATCCTGGGGGTGATATTTTCCACCG GCGATCTTACCAGCCAGATCCTGCAGGGACCGATCGGTATCGTGATCGGGCTGGTGTACGGCAGCCTGTGCGGGCTTGCCCTGCTGTACCTGCCCTCGTACCAGGCG AAGTACACCAACGGGTTGCGGTTCGCGATGACGGCCCTCGCCGGCACGCTGTCGGTGGTGGGCAGCAAAAAGGTGGGCTACCCGTCGGCCGGTGCGCTCGGTTGCATCGTAACCGCGTTCGTGGCCGGTACCGGGTGGCGCAAGCGGCCCCCGACCGAGTGCAACGAGGTGAGCATGTACCTGGATCTGCTGTGGAAGTTTCTCAAGCCCGTCTCGTTCTCGCTGATCGGGAAGGAGGTAAAGTTTTCCGTACTCGAAGGTGAAACCGTCCTGTACGGGTTTGTGACGCTGCTGGTTGCGGTGCTG TTGCGATTGATTGCCTCCTACCTGTCGACGGTGGGCAGCGAGCTGAACTGGAAGGAGAAGGCGTACGTCACGCTGGCCGGCTTCCCGAAAGCTACCGTCCAGGCGGCCCTCGGACCGGCCGCCCTCGATCTTGCCCGCAGCGTGAACGCGACGGACGAGTACGGCCGGGCGCAGACCGTGCTGATCGTGACGGTGCTGGCGATCATACTGACTGCACCGCTCGGCGCACTGCTCATGATCAAGCTGGCCCCGCGCTGGCTAAAGCGATCGACCGACGAGCGGACGGACCAGTACAGCTGA